A window of Hemibagrus wyckioides isolate EC202008001 linkage group LG03, SWU_Hwy_1.0, whole genome shotgun sequence contains these coding sequences:
- the cdc42ep3 gene encoding cdc42 effector protein 3 — MPAKTPIYLKSNNSKKGKKCRLRDILSPDMISPPLGDFRHTVHIGKGGLCDTFGDMTFLQGKFELLPGKSGLIRPQYGAHGEFMRANSASDASYIETPSPILKNAISLPTIGGSQALTLPHITTTILPMTRDPLDDPPTPPASSEETDDLEILQMENLLQSITIFRRDPSPLLEEVSEKSLFPINFMEKSLEKNTPIPQYTSENDDTKKSLMSLFINGNHNENDNSNRSSKCKDNGINNNGYNDMDSDIFLYEKELASMNGDWENRDSGVEEGRICDFDFELSKSKSLSQESVNHNTGSLLSLELDLGPSILDDILNIMSKPES, encoded by the coding sequence ATGCCAGCCAAAACTCCCATTTACCTAAAATCCAACAACAGCAAGAAAGGGAAGAAGTGTCGCCTTAGAGACATTCTGTCCCCAGACATGATCAGTCCTCCACTAGGAGACTTCCGTCATACTGTTCACATTGGTAAAGGGGGTTTGTGTGACACCTTTGGTGACATGACCTTCCTTCAGGGCAAGTTTGAGCTGCTTCCTGGGAAGAGTGGCCTGATTCGTCCACAATATGGTGCCCATGGCGAGTTCATGCGAGCTAACAGTGCATCTGATGCCTCCTACATTGAAACTCCTTCACCAATCCTGAAGAATGCTATCTCACTCCCTACCATTGGGGGGAGCCAAGCACTGACCCTGCCTCACATCACTACCACCATATTACCCATGACCCGGGACCCTCTGGACGACCCACCCACTCCACCAGCCAGCTCAGAAGAGACAGATGACCTGGAGATCCTGCAAATGGAGAACCTTCTTCAGTCCATAACTATCTTCAGACGTGATCCCAGTCCTCTTCTAGAGGAGGTTAGTGAGAAATCCTTATTTCCTATCAACTTTATGGAGAAATCACTGGAAAAGAATACCCCCATACCCCAATACACCTCTGAGAATGATGATACTAAAAAGTCATTGATGTCTCTCTTCATCAATGGCAATCACAATGAAAATGACAACAGCAATAGGAGTAGCAAATGCAAAGACAACGGCATCAACAACAATGGCTATAATGACATGGACAGTGACATCTTTCTGTATGAAAAAGAGCTGGCCAGCATGAATGGAGATTGGGAAAATAGAGATAGTGGTGTAGAGGAAGGACGCATTTGTGACTTTGACTTTGAGCTTTCTAAAAGCAAGAGTCTGTCTCAGGAGTCTGTGAACCACAACACTGGGTCACTGCTGTCTCTTGAACTGGACTTGGGCCCTTCTATCTTGGATGACATACTCAATATCATGAGTAAGCCTGAGTCGTGA